One genomic window of Nicotiana sylvestris chromosome 10, ASM39365v2, whole genome shotgun sequence includes the following:
- the LOC104237313 gene encoding uncharacterized protein isoform X1, with product MTELMQCAICDFLIQGAMISSSNFIHKTHYEILGVKEDADFEEIRKAYRSAILCFHPDKQQKPSETSNFECLTENKFLEIQRAWETLGNPRSRALYDSELLVLRQDVAIAEDVSLEDLTVQDSGDIIELSCPCRCGDYYFIDSFELADTGCSISRDGCTVSLLTSKSLPASIVLPCGSCSLKVRLLINGDTRLHKDVHL from the exons ATGACAGAGTTAATGCAGTGTGCGATATGTG ATTTTTTGATACAGGGTGCCATGATTTCGAGCAGCAACTTCATTCATAAGACTCACTATGAGATCCTGGGTGTGAAGGAAGAtgcagattttgaagaaatccgtAAAGCCTATCGGTCAGCCATACTTTGTTTTCATCCCGACAAGCAACAAAAGCCATCAGAAACATCCAATTTTGAGTGTCTGACAGAAAACAAATTTTTAGAGATACAGAGAGCTTGGGAAACCCTTGGCAACCCGAGGTCACGTGCACTTTATGACAGTGAATTGCTAGTTTTGAGACAGGATGTAGCAATTGCTGAAGATGTTAGCTTAGAGGACCTTACAGTTCAAGATTCTGGTGATATTATAGAGCTTTCTTGTCCTTGTAGATGTGGTGACTACTACTTTATTGATTCTTTTGAATTGGCTGACACGGGTTGTTCCATATCCAGAGACGGGTGTACAGTCTCTTTGCTGACATCTAAATCTTTGCCAGCATCTATTGTGCTTCCTTGTGGATCTTGCTCACTTAAAGTTCGCCTACTGATTAATGGCGATACTAGGCTTCACAAAGATGTTCACTTGTAA
- the LOC104237313 gene encoding uncharacterized protein isoform X2, with protein sequence MISSSNFIHKTHYEILGVKEDADFEEIRKAYRSAILCFHPDKQQKPSETSNFECLTENKFLEIQRAWETLGNPRSRALYDSELLVLRQDVAIAEDVSLEDLTVQDSGDIIELSCPCRCGDYYFIDSFELADTGCSISRDGCTVSLLTSKSLPASIVLPCGSCSLKVRLLINGDTRLHKDVHL encoded by the coding sequence ATGATTTCGAGCAGCAACTTCATTCATAAGACTCACTATGAGATCCTGGGTGTGAAGGAAGAtgcagattttgaagaaatccgtAAAGCCTATCGGTCAGCCATACTTTGTTTTCATCCCGACAAGCAACAAAAGCCATCAGAAACATCCAATTTTGAGTGTCTGACAGAAAACAAATTTTTAGAGATACAGAGAGCTTGGGAAACCCTTGGCAACCCGAGGTCACGTGCACTTTATGACAGTGAATTGCTAGTTTTGAGACAGGATGTAGCAATTGCTGAAGATGTTAGCTTAGAGGACCTTACAGTTCAAGATTCTGGTGATATTATAGAGCTTTCTTGTCCTTGTAGATGTGGTGACTACTACTTTATTGATTCTTTTGAATTGGCTGACACGGGTTGTTCCATATCCAGAGACGGGTGTACAGTCTCTTTGCTGACATCTAAATCTTTGCCAGCATCTATTGTGCTTCCTTGTGGATCTTGCTCACTTAAAGTTCGCCTACTGATTAATGGCGATACTAGGCTTCACAAAGATGTTCACTTGTAA
- the LOC104237314 gene encoding uncharacterized protein isoform X2 has product MGFSFNQDSSNTSKRFKFLASTLKDAFASCHSFRKNSHSSAEEDDPICDYDNEDEVFISAVISKYMELKCRRKTNISTEKFTWAFSPTTGDLFISARLRQKEDNEDQEKEESEDFYSVASRLSPCSSSTGFEAFVTAKTIFSRSSSLDRIDFQDLWTHSIIQEFSHCEGWPFGLYRKALLLPPLPKSPSDSWSWRKSAGTVKMH; this is encoded by the exons ATGGGATTCTCTTTTAATCAAGACTCTTCAAATACTTCCAAGAGATTCAAATTCCTTGCCTCAACCCTTAAGGATGCATTTGCTAGCTGTCATTCTTTTCGGAAAAATTCACATTCAAGTGCAGAAGAAGATGATCCGATTTGCGACTATGATAATGAAGATGAA GTATTTATATCAGCAGTGATAAGTAAATATATGGAGTTGAAATGCAGAAGAAAGACAAACATCTCAACTGAAAAGTTTACCTGGGCATTCTCTCCAACAACAGGAGATTTATTCATCTCTGCAAGACTAAGGCAAAAGGAGGACAATGAGGatcaagaaaaggaagaaagcgAAGATTTTTACTCTGTTGCTAGTCGTCTTTCTCCCTGCTCAAGTTCTACAGGTTTTGAGGCATTTGTCACAGCTAAAACAATCTTTTCTCGTTCTTCAAGCTTAGACAGGATTGACTTCCAAGATCTCTGGACGCATTCTATTATTCAGGAATTCTCTCACTGTGAAGGATGGCCATTTGGCCTATACCGAAAAGCCTTGTTACTTCCACCTTTGCCAAAATCACCATCTGATTCTTGGTCATGGCGCAAGAGTGCTGGAACGGTTAAGATGCATTGA
- the LOC104237314 gene encoding uncharacterized protein isoform X1, with product MGFSFNQDSSNTSKRFKFLASTLKDAFASCHSFRKNSHSSAEEDDPICDYDNEDEQVFISAVISKYMELKCRRKTNISTEKFTWAFSPTTGDLFISARLRQKEDNEDQEKEESEDFYSVASRLSPCSSSTGFEAFVTAKTIFSRSSSLDRIDFQDLWTHSIIQEFSHCEGWPFGLYRKALLLPPLPKSPSDSWSWRKSAGTVKMH from the exons ATGGGATTCTCTTTTAATCAAGACTCTTCAAATACTTCCAAGAGATTCAAATTCCTTGCCTCAACCCTTAAGGATGCATTTGCTAGCTGTCATTCTTTTCGGAAAAATTCACATTCAAGTGCAGAAGAAGATGATCCGATTTGCGACTATGATAATGAAGATGAA CAGGTATTTATATCAGCAGTGATAAGTAAATATATGGAGTTGAAATGCAGAAGAAAGACAAACATCTCAACTGAAAAGTTTACCTGGGCATTCTCTCCAACAACAGGAGATTTATTCATCTCTGCAAGACTAAGGCAAAAGGAGGACAATGAGGatcaagaaaaggaagaaagcgAAGATTTTTACTCTGTTGCTAGTCGTCTTTCTCCCTGCTCAAGTTCTACAGGTTTTGAGGCATTTGTCACAGCTAAAACAATCTTTTCTCGTTCTTCAAGCTTAGACAGGATTGACTTCCAAGATCTCTGGACGCATTCTATTATTCAGGAATTCTCTCACTGTGAAGGATGGCCATTTGGCCTATACCGAAAAGCCTTGTTACTTCCACCTTTGCCAAAATCACCATCTGATTCTTGGTCATGGCGCAAGAGTGCTGGAACGGTTAAGATGCATTGA
- the LOC104237315 gene encoding succinate dehydrogenase subunit 5, mitochondrial-like isoform X2 yields MQKLILRQSLYRSICRRSSAFSISATATTAVNHHSHRHLHFSSPNFPASPKSPFHELRHPLTIAIGSTRSFCEDSAHMPDIKDPEVKRAFKDLMASSWDELPNAVVGDAEHALTKNTDDKEGQEALINVFRAAEAVEDFTGILTSLKMELDDAIGLSGENVKPMSKELSDAFHMVYQRYITYLSAFGSEEGYLKKKVEMELGTKMIHLKMRCSGLDSQWGKVTVLGTSGLAG; encoded by the exons ATGCAGAAACTGATATTGAGACAATCGTTATATCGTTCCATATGTCGTAGATCTTCAGCTTTCTCGATTTCCGCCACCGCAACTACCGCCGTCAACCACCACTCCCATCGACACCTTCATTTCTCATCCCCGAATTTTCCAGCTTCTCCTAAAAGCCCTTTTCACG AATTGCGGCATCCTTTGACAATAGCAATCGGAAGCACACGTTCTTTCTGTGAGGATTCAGCCCACATGCCAGACATAAAAGATCCAGAGGTCAAACGTGCTTTTAAGGACTTAATGGCTTCAAGCTGGGATGAGCTCCCAAATGCAGTTGTCGGTGATGCAGAGCATGCATTGACTAAAAATACTGATGACAAGGAAGGCCAAGAAGCCTTGATTAATGTTTTCCGTGCAGCAGAAGCAGTGGAGGACTTTACTGGGATTCTCACGTCTCTGAAAATGGAGCTTGATGATGCAATTGGCTTAAGTGGTGAG AATGTGAAGCCTATGTCAAAAGAGCTCTCTGATGCATTTCACATGGTATACCAACGTTACATCACCTACTTGAGTGCTTTTGGGTCAGAGGAGGGATACTTGAAGAAGAAAGTTGAGATGGAACTGGGAACAAAGATGATACACTTGAAGATGAGATGCAGTGGCCTTGATTCTCAATGGGGAAAG GTTACAGTTCTTGGGACTTCGGGACTTGCTGGTTGA
- the LOC104237315 gene encoding succinate dehydrogenase subunit 5, mitochondrial-like isoform X1 — translation MQKLILRQSLYRSICRRSSAFSISATATTAVNHHSHRHLHFSSPNFPASPKSPFHELRHPLTIAIGSTRSFCEDSAHMPDIKDPEVKRAFKDLMASSWDELPNAVVGDAEHALTKNTDDKEGQEALINVFRAAEAVEDFTGILTSLKMELDDAIGLSGENVKPMSKELSDAFHMVYQRYITYLSAFGSEEGYLKKKVEMELGTKMIHLKMRCSGLDSQWGKMQCSQRRT, via the exons ATGCAGAAACTGATATTGAGACAATCGTTATATCGTTCCATATGTCGTAGATCTTCAGCTTTCTCGATTTCCGCCACCGCAACTACCGCCGTCAACCACCACTCCCATCGACACCTTCATTTCTCATCCCCGAATTTTCCAGCTTCTCCTAAAAGCCCTTTTCACG AATTGCGGCATCCTTTGACAATAGCAATCGGAAGCACACGTTCTTTCTGTGAGGATTCAGCCCACATGCCAGACATAAAAGATCCAGAGGTCAAACGTGCTTTTAAGGACTTAATGGCTTCAAGCTGGGATGAGCTCCCAAATGCAGTTGTCGGTGATGCAGAGCATGCATTGACTAAAAATACTGATGACAAGGAAGGCCAAGAAGCCTTGATTAATGTTTTCCGTGCAGCAGAAGCAGTGGAGGACTTTACTGGGATTCTCACGTCTCTGAAAATGGAGCTTGATGATGCAATTGGCTTAAGTGGTGAG AATGTGAAGCCTATGTCAAAAGAGCTCTCTGATGCATTTCACATGGTATACCAACGTTACATCACCTACTTGAGTGCTTTTGGGTCAGAGGAGGGATACTTGAAGAAGAAAGTTGAGATGGAACTGGGAACAAAGATGATACACTTGAAGATGAGATGCAGTGGCCTTGATTCTCAATGGGGAAAG ATGCAGTGTTCTCAAAGGCGCACTTAA
- the LOC104237316 gene encoding probable carboxylesterase 2 — MFTPSSSNYHNYLNTLVSESRIIAVSVHYRRPPEHPLPIAYEDSWQALQWVFSHCNGDGQEPWLNEHANFGRVFLSGDSAGANIAHNLAMAAGSVEPELMVDILGVALVHPYFWGSGSIGSEALYPDKKAHVDRLWSFACPSNPDNDDPRINPMLEGAPSLTSLGCRRVLISVAEKDILKDRGWAYYQALGRSGWMGVVEIQETEGVDHVFHLNNLQCQKSKDLIKNLAHFFNRERPHFL, encoded by the coding sequence ATGTTCACTCCATCTTCATCCAACTATCATAACTACCTCAACACCCTCGTGTCCGAATCGCGAATCATCGCTGTTTCTGTTCATTACAGAAGACCACCTGAACACCCTCTTCCTATTGCCTATGAAGATTCATGGCAAGCACTTCAATGGGTTTTTTCTCATTGTAATGGCGATGGTCAAGAGCCGTGGTTGAATGAACACGCGAATTTCGGGCGTGTTTTTCTCTCCGGTGACAGTGCGGGTGCTAACATTGCTCATAATTTAGCAATGGCTGCTGGAAGTGTTGAGCCAGAGCTTATGGTTGATATTCTTGGTGTTGCTTTAGTCCACCCATATTTTTGGGGGTCGGGTTCAATCGGGTCGGAGGCCTTGTACCCGGATAAGAAGGCACATGTGGACCGGTTGTGGTCTTTTGCGTGTCCTTCGAATCCGGATAATGATGACCCGAGAATTAACCCGATGTTAGAAGGTGCACCAAGCTTAACGAGTCTGGGTTGTCGTAGAGTCTTGATTAGTGTAGCGGAGAAGGATATTTTGAAGGATAGAGGTTGGGCTTACTATCAAGCATTGGGTCGGAGCGGATGGATGGGTGTGGTTGAGATCCAAGAAACAGAAGGAGTGGATCATGTATTTCATTTGAATAATTTGCAGTGTCAAAAGTCCAAAGATTTGATCAAGAATTTGGCTCATTTCTTCAACAGAGAAAGGCCTCATTTTCTTTAG
- the LOC104237318 gene encoding uncharacterized protein, which translates to MKLQFENQGLLELNQCLKVSQHGHFCRLEDMGLLKAVSKVLPKSEHRWCARHILANWSKDWRGLERRNSFSRCARASCVAELNFHLDSLNMLGNGICESLLRYNKETWCRAYFNCDRKCDIIDNNMCETFNAWILAARHKTIITMLEEIRVKMMERIGKLREFADTWICDISPIAMKVYQDNIAQSMRCTIKWNGEYDYEVEDTSLRVVLKHCVNMQAQTCTCRSWMLKGIPCAHAIAAMHFKNLDPINYISHWYHKSTYLKAYSTFIQPVSNMQMWPTSTNPPIEPPPIKKMPGRPKKKRRREETEHPTSGKLSRRGMEMTCSNYGGYGHNKRSCPKKARPVDSTPANASYIQRCGGKGRGRGRARGTGTPTTSAPTIAGRGRRTAASKGRETGSGRGSSGFGLFQSSSGFTSFSSGRGKPRVVSHGGEKRSSTDILECAYKPRSGVKWNGRPTITRRQLERTAATRSRTASSQSNLSQASSSSQNNH; encoded by the exons ATGAAACTCCAGTTTGAGAATCAGGGCCtgctggaactgaatcaatgccTAAAAGTCTCTCAACATGGCCATTTTTGTAGACTCGAAGATATG GGATTGCTTAAAGCTGTATCAAAAGTGTTGCCTAAAAGTGAACATAGGTGGTGTGCCAGACATATATTAGCAAACTGGTCCAAAGATTGGAGAGGATTAGAGAGGAGAAACAGCTTCTCGAGGTGTGCTAGAGCATCATGTGTAGCAGAACTGAATTTTCACTTGGACAGTTTGAATATGCTTGGGAATGGGATATGTGAGAGCCTCTTGAGGTATAACAAGGAAACCTGGTGTAGAGCATACTTCAACTGTGACAGGAAATGTGATATAATTGACAACAATATGTGCGAGACATTTAATGCTTGGATACTTGCTGCTCGGCACAAGACAATTATCACAATGTTGGAGGAAATTAGAGTGAAGATGATGGAGAGAATAGGAAAGTTGAGGGAGTTTGCAGATACATGGATATGTGATATATCCCCAATTGCTATGAAGGTGTATCAGGATAACATAGCCCAATCTATGAGGTGTACAATCAAGTGGAATGGTGAATATGACTATGAGGTTGAGGATACCTCATTAAGAGTGGTGCTAAAGCATTGTGTGAATATGCAAGCTCAAACTTGTACATGCAGGTCATGGATGCTGAAGGGTATCCCTTGTGCTCATGCCATTGCTGCTATGCATTTCAAGAACCTTGACCCAATTAACTACATATCTCACTGGTACCACAAATCCACCTATCTGAAGGCATATTCAACATTCATCCAGCCTGTGTCAAACATGCAGATGTGGCCAACATCTACCAATCCACCAATTGAACCCCCACCAATTAAAAAGATGCCTGGCAgaccaaagaagaagagaagaagagaagaaactgAACATCCTACTTCTGGAAAGCTTTCAAGAAGGGGTATGGAGATGACATGTTCAAACTATGGTGGATATGGACACAACAAGAGGAGTTGCCCTAAGAAAGCAAGGCCTGTAGATTCTACTCCAGCAAATGCTTCATATATCcaaagatgtggaggaaaaggaaGAGGAAGAGGCAGAGCAAGAGGAACAGGAACTCCAACTACTTCTGCCCCTACTATTGCTGGTAGAGGAAGAAGAACTGCTGCTAGTAAAGGAAGAGAAACTGGTAGTGGTAGGGGAAGTTCTGGGTTTGGGCTATTTCAATCAAGCAGTGGGTTCACAAGTTTTTCT TCTGGTAGAGGTAAGCCAAGAGTGGTCTCTCATGGTGGTGAAAAGAGGTCCTCGACAGATATTCTGGAGTGTGCATACAAGCCAAGAAGTGGTGTAAAATGGAATGGTAGACCAACCATTACTAGAAGACAACTTGAAAGAACTGCTGCAACTCGTTCCAGAACTGCCTCATCTCAATCCaatttaagtcaagcaagttcaTCATCCCAGAACAACCACTGA